One part of the Vidua chalybeata isolate OUT-0048 chromosome 11, bVidCha1 merged haplotype, whole genome shotgun sequence genome encodes these proteins:
- the LOC128793678 gene encoding uncharacterized protein LOC128793678, whose protein sequence is MSPVLRLPHSPAPPPLTQPPAAPRCSPGAAPCSQPEVGRARIPAPLIPPLGTRASAALQRLGQDSRSHRIAEAGKDLCGHRVTPVTDHHRDNQALALRATSGQSLNTPRDGDSTTRALSLSPAVLAEPGATECPCRDCVCQGPKVTAAGGEPWQSVLLTAEFALLPDGCQGAAEVPGFSAAMRPRPGCCCRPGTLGPGSPQTLSLGQRLAVPGVWEPVPKSVPVRRAEDASTRGRIGRGGRGRSW, encoded by the exons ATGTCGCCTGTCCTGCGCCTGCCGCATTCTcccgcgccccctcccctcaCGCAGCCGCCAGCAGCTCCTCGCTGCTCCCCCGGCGCTGCCCCTTGCTCCCAGCCTGAGGTGGGCCGTGCCCGCATCCCTGCCCCTCTTATCCCACCCTTGGGAACCCGGGCCAGTGCAGCCCTTCAGAGACTTGGGCAGGACTCTCGGAGCCACAGAATCGCtgaggctggaaaggacctctgcGGCCATCGAGTCACTCCTGTGACCGATCACCACCGTGACAAccaggccctggcactgaggGCCACGTCCGGACAGTCCCTAAACACCcccagggacggtgactccaccacccGAGCACTCAGCCTGAGTCCTGCTGTGTTGGCAGAACCCGGTGCCACAGAATGTCCCTGCCGTGACTGCGTGTGCCAGGGGCCGAAGGTGACAGCAGCGGGAGGGGAGCCGTGGCAGTCTGTCCTTCTGACAGCAGAGTTTGCTCTGCTCCCGGATGGATGCCAGGGGGCCGCCGAGGTTCCTGGCTTCTCGGCTGCGATGCGGCCACgacctggctgctgctgccggcCGGGCACGTTAGGCCCTGGTTCACCACAGACCCTCAGTCTGGGACAAAGGCTTGCTGTTCCTGGAGTTTGGGAACCTGTGCCTAAATCTGTACCAGTGAGAAGAGCAGAGGATGCGTCTACCCGAGGAAGGATTGGCAGAG GAGGAAGAGGTAGATCCTGGTAA